The Fluviispira sanaruensis sequence AATCCTTTGTTTATTTATGGAGCAACAGGTTTAGGAAAAACTCACCTACTCCATTCAGTTGGTAATGAAATACAACATAAAATTCCTGAGGCAAAAATACTTTATATTACAAGTGAAGACTTTGTGAATGATGTGATCCACAGAGGTATTCGCGTGGGTAAAATGGACGAAGTGCGTATGAAATACAGTGCTTGTGACGTTTTACTTGTAGACGACATACAATTTTTAGAAAAAAAAGATGCTTGCCAAATAGAATTTTTTCACACTTTTAACGAACTTTATCAAAAAAGGAAGCAAATCGTTATCACAAGCGATAAGTTTCCAAAAGATATTCCAAATATTGAGGAAAGATTAAAAAGCCGTTTCTTACAAGGTTTACTTGTTGATATTGAACCACCTGGGTTTGAAGACCGGGTTGCTATTATAGAAACTAAAGCAAACTTAATTGGTTTAAAAATAAATCAAGAAATTTCATTTCTTATTGCCACCCATGCAAAAACGAATGTTAGAGAAATTCAAGGACTGCTTAAAGATCTATTAATGAATCAACATATGACAGGACGTAGTCCAACTATAGAGTCCGTAACAGCAATTTTAAAGAGAAGATTTCCTACAGGCTCAGTTGAATCTACAATTGATATTGCAGCTATTCAAAAGGTTGTAGCAAATCATTTTCAAATAAAAATGTCTGATTTAATGGGGCAAAGCCGTCAACAAAAATTTGTTGTTGCTAGACATATTGCGATGTTTTTAGCAAAAGAAATGATTGGTCTACAAATTGTTGCAATCGCAAGTGCGTTCGGCAAAAAAGATCACACAACCGTTCTTCATGCTATGTCAAAAGTAAAAGAATCTTTAGAAAGAGATGATGATTTTAGAGGAAACTTTGTCCAAATTAAAAGAAAAATAGATCAGATCATGCAATCAAATTAAATAATATTGATATATTTTCCAGAGGCTGCTCGATATATTCTATCAAATACTCCAAAACTTTTTTCATTATTTTGTTCAATTAAGTCTGGTAATAAAATATATTTCGCACCTTCTATTTTCTCCGCATTTCTTAAATATGAAAATAAATTCTGACTTGCTTCATCGAAGTCTCCTCGACTAGACAAATCAATATATTTTAAAGAACTCTTCATTAAAGATGCATTTTTTTGGTTAAAATCAATTATAACAGAAGAATTTAAGAATTCTTTCGAGAACGTTTGTCCGAAGTTTTCACTTTTACTTTGATTGGTAACTATAAATGCTTCAATTGTAGGAGCATAATGCGTAAGCAATTGACCAGGTGATTCCATTGATATATTAGCGCTTTTTTCAATATCTTGTATTTTAACGACTCTTTGCAAAATCTCAAACTTAAAATTGATTTTTTCTTTATTTAATTCACTTTTAATCTGCAGCGAGCTAATAGCTCCTGGTCTTAATAACGCTATTTTGTTTTTTTCAAATATTTTTATGACTGTAGATTCGATTCCAATAGAACAATTTTCTGAATGATCTAATATATAAAGATCGTCGAAGTCACTCAGATCATCATATACATGTTTTGCTGTTGTTGGGCTCACATGGCCAAAGCGATTTGCACTCGGAGCTGCGACTGGAATATTTGCTTGCTTAAGCAATTCTTGCGCTACTTTATTTGCAGGAATTCTAAGTGCAATCGAATCACCGTTTGCAGTGATAATTTTTGGAACAATATTTGATGCTTTAACAATTATTGTCAGTGGACCGGGCCAAAATTTTGTACCAAGAACGTCAAAACATTGTCTTTGAAATTCTGACATATTTGTTAAACTTTCTGCTTGACGCATAAAACTTATGTGAACAATAAGTGGATCTGATTTAGGCCGTCCTTTCGCACTGAAGATTTTTTCAGCTGCTTTTTCGCTTAGGGCGTTTGCACCGAGTCCATAAACAGTTTCTGTTGGAAATGCGACTAATGAATCCGACTTAAGTGCTTTTGCACAGAAAGTTAGAGATTCTTCAGAAAAGGGTAAAACTTTTGCCACATGTATCTCCGATGATTTTTGTTTCATATTCGCTTCTTAAACGACTTATCCACATGTTATCCACATGGTAACATACCTACATAAGTGATCGCACTTTTTCCATATTTTAGAATGATTTTCAAGGTTTTTATAAAAAGTTATCCACATAAAAGAATAGAGTTATCCACATATCCACATTCTACTTTTTCAAGCAAACTACCCCACCTTTACCTCTTCACATAGAAATTTTCTAATGTGGATAACGTGTGGATAACGTGTGGACAACGTGTGGACAACCTCTTTGCTATTTTTTTGCGCATCGACTTATCCACAGATATTTTGACTTATCCACACTCTATCCACATGTTATCCACACGTTATCCACATCTTTTTTAGTCTTTTTATTTCCTTTATTGTCTTTTATTATCCTTGTTTAGGTCAAGAGCTCTTTAAGTTATCCACAAAAAGTGGGGTAGCCTACTACTACTTCTAATAAAAAAGAGATTCTATTTCTTAATAAGTGTATAAGAAGGTGTTCTCAAGATCTCTTGCTTGAAGAGCGGTTGACAATAGGTTAAGCAAAATGTTGTATACGTGAACTTCTTCAAAGGTGGACACATGTTTAAAAAGTGCTATCGTTTTTTTTCATCCGAAGTCCAAGGATTAAACTCAGAAATTTCTGCAGAGTTTGAAAGAGACAAATTGGCAGCAGCTTTACTTGCTGTAAGTGCTGCTCAAATAGATCCCGATATAGGATGGGTACAATTATCATTCTCGGGTGATAAAAAAGTTATTATTTCTTCTATAAGCCACAATTTATCTATAAAATGTGAAATCGATACCCCTCACACAGGTTTTGGCGTAATAAAGGTTTCTGGTAAGCAATTTTCAGATTATGTTAAGCAGCTTCCATCTACAAAAGTAACTTTAAAAGCAGAGCTTCCTTCACGTATTCATCTTCGTTGTGGAAGAAGTTCAGCAAAAATACAGCTTGTTCAGGACCAGACCTTAAGCAATATTGATGTCCCAGAAACAGGAACAACAGTTAAAATCAAAGGAAATCAAATTGAAAAATTTGTTTCCAGCTTTAAAGATTTTGTTTCTGTGGACGACAATCGTTTTTATGCTAATGGTGCTCTTATTTGGGCAGAAAAAGACACCGAAAAAGGAGCCGTTTTACATGCGGTAGCAAGTGATGCATTGCGTCTTGCCAAATCCACTTTATTTGAAGGTGTAAATATTGAAAATCTTGATGCAAGCCAAGTTCTTGTGCCAAGAAAAGCCCTCGAAGAACTCAAAAGAGTCGCTGGTCTTGAGCCTGAAACAGAATTTCTTTTAAGATGGCATAATAAAGAACTCTTTTTTGCTGTAGAAACACCTGAATACACTATGTTTGCTAAATGTATTGCAGGACAATATCCTCCATATGAAGCAGCTATTCCTCAAAAAATTAATATGGAAATACAAGTTGATCTTAAATCTATACAAGATAGTGTAAAGCGTTCGCTTCTATTTGCAGATAAAAATAAAATTATGAAGCTACACTTTGAAAACTCCTTATTGACTATGGCAAGTTCAACTCCTGGTCAAAAAGAAGGTGAAGAAGTTATAGAAATGAATTCGTCCATATCTTCTCCATTTGAGGTAAACTACAACGGTTCTTTAATAACAGGTATTTTAGGTGTTATTTCAGGATCTCGCGTGCAATTTGCTTGGGAAAATATGAATAGACCTGTTAAAAT is a genomic window containing:
- a CDS encoding DNA polymerase III subunit beta, which translates into the protein MFKKCYRFFSSEVQGLNSEISAEFERDKLAAALLAVSAAQIDPDIGWVQLSFSGDKKVIISSISHNLSIKCEIDTPHTGFGVIKVSGKQFSDYVKQLPSTKVTLKAELPSRIHLRCGRSSAKIQLVQDQTLSNIDVPETGTTVKIKGNQIEKFVSSFKDFVSVDDNRFYANGALIWAEKDTEKGAVLHAVASDALRLAKSTLFEGVNIENLDASQVLVPRKALEELKRVAGLEPETEFLLRWHNKELFFAVETPEYTMFAKCIAGQYPPYEAAIPQKINMEIQVDLKSIQDSVKRSLLFADKNKIMKLHFENSLLTMASSTPGQKEGEEVIEMNSSISSPFEVNYNGSLITGILGVISGSRVQFAWENMNRPVKITGEELRGIEVFYLLVPARF
- a CDS encoding L-threonylcarbamoyladenylate synthase, which translates into the protein MKQKSSEIHVAKVLPFSEESLTFCAKALKSDSLVAFPTETVYGLGANALSEKAAEKIFSAKGRPKSDPLIVHISFMRQAESLTNMSEFQRQCFDVLGTKFWPGPLTIIVKASNIVPKIITANGDSIALRIPANKVAQELLKQANIPVAAPSANRFGHVSPTTAKHVYDDLSDFDDLYILDHSENCSIGIESTVIKIFEKNKIALLRPGAISSLQIKSELNKEKINFKFEILQRVVKIQDIEKSANISMESPGQLLTHYAPTIEAFIVTNQSKSENFGQTFSKEFLNSSVIIDFNQKNASLMKSSLKYIDLSSRGDFDEASQNLFSYLRNAEKIEGAKYILLPDLIEQNNEKSFGVFDRIYRAASGKYINII
- the dnaA gene encoding chromosomal replication initiator protein DnaA, giving the protein MLDRDFNQIFSEKLRIRFVELGLSKSTATKIAKLVTPIRIDGNTIISSCADPFYRDQFISPKIDEIEKIAKQCFGSEFTFKIDSQPIELKQQKNSPQSSFPEIRDEITLFPDDNIYYSEKKKKTKGKILQENFVQPKLEESNQVNKESPELITQNNEKPRTLDASQNFSTFIRCESNLVAYSACEAVAKNPGNLSNPLFIYGATGLGKTHLLHSVGNEIQHKIPEAKILYITSEDFVNDVIHRGIRVGKMDEVRMKYSACDVLLVDDIQFLEKKDACQIEFFHTFNELYQKRKQIVITSDKFPKDIPNIEERLKSRFLQGLLVDIEPPGFEDRVAIIETKANLIGLKINQEISFLIATHAKTNVREIQGLLKDLLMNQHMTGRSPTIESVTAILKRRFPTGSVESTIDIAAIQKVVANHFQIKMSDLMGQSRQQKFVVARHIAMFLAKEMIGLQIVAIASAFGKKDHTTVLHAMSKVKESLERDDDFRGNFVQIKRKIDQIMQSN